The following DNA comes from bacterium.
GACCTCGGGGCCGTTGATGTAGACGTGCGTCGATAGCACGCGCTCCATCGCGGCGCGCACGTCGGCCTCGATGGGCTTAAACTGCGCGGCCAGATCGAGCATGGGAACGCCGGTCATCGTTTCGCCTGCCTCGGTCATCGGTCAGCCTCCCCAATAAACATGCATCACGCGCGGTACACGTTCGCCAGATCGCGGCGCCGAATCGCGTTTCGCGTATCGACGACGATGGCCGCCTCGCGCGCGATGCGCTCAAAGTCGATGCCGTCGTGCGCGGTGGCGATGAGCACGGCGTCGTATCGCGTCAGGTCGTCAAGCGGCACGCTTTGAAGGCCCGCGAGATCGGGATACTCGCGCGTGGGCTTGATCTTTGGAATATGCGGGTCGTGATAGGCGACATCCGCCCCGCGCGAAAGCAACAGGCGCACAAGACGCAGCGACGCGGACTCCCGCAGATCGTCCACGTTTTTCTTGTAGGCCATGCCGACGATCAGGATGCGCGCGCCGCGCACCGATTTTGAACGATCGTTCAGGGCGATGGCGAGGCGCTCGACGACGTATTCGGGCATGCGCGTGTTGATCTCGCCGGCCAGTTCGATGAAGCGCGTCGGCACGCCGACCTCCCGCGCCTTCCATGTCAGGTAAAACGGGTCGATGGGAATGCAGTGTCCGCCAAGTCCGGGGCCCGGATAAAAGGGCATGAAGCCGAACGGCTTGGTCGCGGCGGCGTCGATCACCTCCCAGACGTCGAGGTCCATCGCGTCGAGCACGAGCTTCATCTCGTTGACGAGCGCGATGTTCACGCCCCGAAAAATGTTCTCCAGGAGCTTGGCCGCCTCCGCCGCCGCGAGCGAGGACACGGGTACGACGGCCGTCAGCCGGCCGTACAGCGCGCACGCGAGCGCGAGGCTTTTTTCGTCGAGCCCGCCGACGATCTTCGGGATGCGCGTGCAGTCGAATTCCTTGTTGTGCGGATCCTCGCGCTCGGGCGAATAGGCGACGAAAAAATCCTCGCCGGCCACGAGCCCGGAGTGTTCCTCGAGGATCGGCACGACCACCTCGCGCGTGGTGCCGGGATACGTCGTTGACTCCAGGACCACGAGCTGACCGGCGCGAAGGTGCGGCGCGATCTGCTCCGCCGTCCGTTCGACGAACGACAGATCCGGTTCGCGGTGGCGCGTCAGCGGCGTCGGGACCGCCATGAGAAGCGCGTCGCATTCGCTCGCGCGCGAAAAATCCGTCGTCGCGGACAGGCCCGCGCCAAGCGCCGCGGCGACGCGCGCGGCGGGCAGATACGCGATGTAGCTGTCGCCCCGTTCGATGGCGGCGACCTTGGCGGCGTCGATGTCGAATCCCAGGACGCCGAGGCCGCGCTCGACAAAGGCGAGCGCCAGCGGCAGGCCGACGTAGCCGAGCCCGACAACGCCGACGACGGCGCGATCGTTTTTCATGCGTTCGAGCAGTTTTTCGAAATCCAAGCCGACCTCGCGGGTTGATCGCGCGCCGCGTCAATATTTTCCATTGCGCGGGGAATGTCCATTGGGCGAAAATCAAGGATTGAGGATCGAGGATTGAGGATCGAGTGGAATCGCAAGTCGCCTACGCGACCCATCGTCCCACGCCGGATCCTCGCGAAAACCGTGGCGCCGCCTTCGCGGTCCTCACACTGCGCCGCAGCTCGACTCAATCCTCAATCCTCAATCCTCCTTTCATCGCCCTTTTCATTCCGGCCGCCGTTTGCCTAAAATGCGCGGCTTCCAGGGTGTCACTCCGATGAATGTTCAATGTCCCATCTGCGACAAGAAAATTCCGATCCCGGACGCGGAGCTGTCCGCGGAGGGGACGCAGGTTCGCTG
Coding sequences within:
- a CDS encoding nucleotide sugar dehydrogenase; the encoded protein is MKNDRAVVGVVGLGYVGLPLALAFVERGLGVLGFDIDAAKVAAIERGDSYIAYLPAARVAAALGAGLSATTDFSRASECDALLMAVPTPLTRHREPDLSFVERTAEQIAPHLRAGQLVVLESTTYPGTTREVVVPILEEHSGLVAGEDFFVAYSPEREDPHNKEFDCTRIPKIVGGLDEKSLALACALYGRLTAVVPVSSLAAAEAAKLLENIFRGVNIALVNEMKLVLDAMDLDVWEVIDAAATKPFGFMPFYPGPGLGGHCIPIDPFYLTWKAREVGVPTRFIELAGEINTRMPEYVVERLAIALNDRSKSVRGARILIVGMAYKKNVDDLRESASLRLVRLLLSRGADVAYHDPHIPKIKPTREYPDLAGLQSVPLDDLTRYDAVLIATAHDGIDFERIAREAAIVVDTRNAIRRRDLANVYRA